A section of the Neorhizobium galegae bv. orientalis str. HAMBI 540 genome encodes:
- a CDS encoding DUF1127 domain-containing protein: MNVARTLNNWRKYRQTVAELGRMTPRELNDLGIAQGDIRRVARQAVGF, translated from the coding sequence ATGAACGTCGCACGCACTCTCAACAATTGGCGCAAGTATCGTCAGACGGTTGCCGAACTGGGCCGTATGACACCGCGCGAACTCAACGATCTCGGCATCGCCCAGGGCGATATCCGCCGGGTTGCGCGTCAGGCCGTCGGCTTCTGA
- a CDS encoding DUF3750 domain-containing protein: MKSVKRLFLVIFIVYLVPTFASAGFWAMKERPSRWSDARWSSAGILPKPEESNDAAIYVFSAMTGGLKGAVASHAWIVFKEKGAKTYTRYDKVGWGSPIRRNGYSPDAYWYSNTPQLVTSVTGSKAELLIPKIEGAIAAYPYAEPGGYTIWPGPNSNTFVAYVLRTVPELDAVLPPHAIGRDYLPAGEFIHVDDDWRDVHVTVRGLIGLSAGLRSGFEVHFLGLVAGLDFANPGIKVPALGRIGI; this comes from the coding sequence ATGAAATCGGTTAAGCGGTTGTTTCTGGTCATCTTCATCGTCTACCTGGTTCCGACCTTCGCGTCGGCAGGGTTTTGGGCGATGAAGGAGCGACCGTCGCGCTGGAGCGATGCGCGCTGGTCGTCGGCGGGCATCCTGCCAAAGCCCGAAGAGAGCAATGATGCGGCGATCTACGTCTTCTCCGCCATGACGGGGGGCCTGAAGGGTGCCGTGGCGAGCCATGCCTGGATCGTCTTCAAGGAAAAGGGCGCGAAAACCTATACGCGTTACGACAAGGTGGGCTGGGGTTCGCCGATCCGCCGTAATGGCTATTCGCCTGACGCCTACTGGTATTCCAACACACCGCAGCTCGTCACCTCGGTGACCGGCTCGAAGGCGGAGCTGCTGATCCCCAAGATCGAGGGCGCGATCGCCGCCTACCCTTATGCGGAGCCGGGCGGCTACACGATCTGGCCGGGACCGAACTCCAACACTTTCGTCGCCTATGTGCTGCGGACCGTGCCGGAACTCGACGCCGTGCTGCCGCCGCACGCAATCGGGCGCGACTATCTGCCGGCCGGCGAATTCATCCACGTGGACGACGACTGGCGCGACGTGCACGTGACCGTGCGCGGCCTCATCGGCCTATCGGCCGGTCTGCGCAGCGGTTTCGAGGTGCATTTCCTGGGCCTGGTCGCAGGCCTCGATTTCGCCAATCCCGGCATCAAGGTGCCGGCACTCGGACGGATCGGGATTTAA
- a CDS encoding asparaginase, which yields MQNPVTVEVTRGNLVESRHRGLGAVVDGDGKVLFSFGEAEAHVFPRSASKAMQALPLIESGAADAYGFGNKELAFACASHSGEDAHVAMAASMLGKAGRDDSALECGAHWSSEQAVLIHQARTIEAPTALHNNCSGKHSGFVCTCVHAGMDVKGYVDYDHPLQAEIRGTMETLTGAIIGHQNCGTDGCSIPTYAVPLKGLAHGFAKMATGNTLSAERAKASRRLMDACMAEPFYVAGTNRACTKLMEVAPGKIFAKTGAEGVFVAALPDQGIAMAVKCEDGTTRAAEAMIFALIARYFEKGGEVHTKLMAMANKPMKNWNGIHVGDVRVTDALFA from the coding sequence ATGCAAAACCCCGTTACCGTCGAAGTCACTAGAGGCAACCTGGTCGAAAGCCGCCATCGCGGACTCGGCGCGGTCGTCGATGGTGACGGCAAGGTGCTGTTCTCGTTCGGCGAGGCGGAAGCGCATGTTTTCCCTCGTTCCGCCAGCAAGGCCATGCAGGCGCTGCCGCTCATCGAAAGCGGTGCGGCGGATGCCTATGGCTTCGGCAACAAGGAACTCGCCTTTGCCTGTGCCTCCCACTCCGGCGAGGACGCGCATGTGGCAATGGCTGCCTCGATGCTCGGCAAGGCCGGCCGCGACGACAGTGCGCTCGAATGCGGCGCCCATTGGTCTTCGGAACAGGCGGTGCTGATCCATCAGGCCCGCACCATCGAGGCGCCGACGGCACTTCACAACAATTGCTCCGGCAAACATTCGGGTTTCGTCTGCACCTGCGTGCACGCGGGCATGGATGTGAAGGGTTACGTCGATTACGACCATCCGCTGCAGGCCGAAATCCGCGGCACGATGGAAACCCTGACCGGCGCAATCATCGGCCACCAGAATTGCGGCACCGACGGCTGCTCGATACCGACGTATGCCGTGCCGTTGAAAGGCCTCGCCCACGGTTTTGCAAAAATGGCGACCGGCAACACCCTGTCCGCCGAACGTGCCAAAGCTTCCCGCCGGCTGATGGATGCCTGCATGGCCGAGCCCTTTTACGTCGCCGGCACCAACCGCGCCTGCACCAAACTGATGGAAGTCGCGCCCGGCAAGATCTTTGCCAAGACCGGCGCCGAAGGCGTCTTCGTCGCCGCGCTGCCCGATCAGGGCATTGCCATGGCGGTGAAATGCGAGGACGGCACCACCCGCGCCGCGGAAGCGATGATCTTCGCCTTGATCGCCCGCTATTTCGAAAAGGGCGGCGAGGTGCATACAAAGCTGATGGCGATGGCCAACAAGCCGATGAAGAACTGGAACGGCATCCATGTGGGTGACGTGAGGGTGACCGACGCGCTGTTTGCGTGA